In a single window of the Helicobacter felis ATCC 49179 genome:
- the rplR gene encoding 50S ribosomal protein L18, whose protein sequence is MTASVLAKKKLQRVKRKMRVRSKVFGTQERPRVSIFRSNKHLYAQAIDDNAHATLAHVDGKKLGLGKNVEDSKKLALIFAESLKQKGITKVVYDRNGYLYHGVVAAFAETLREQEIAL, encoded by the coding sequence ATGACAGCTAGTGTTTTAGCAAAAAAGAAACTCCAAAGAGTTAAGCGCAAAATGCGTGTGCGATCTAAGGTTTTTGGCACGCAGGAGCGTCCCCGTGTGAGTATTTTTAGATCCAATAAACATCTCTATGCCCAAGCCATTGATGATAACGCACACGCGACTTTGGCGCATGTGGATGGCAAAAAACTAGGGCTGGGGAAAAATGTAGAAGATAGCAAAAAGCTTGCGCTGATCTTTGCAGAAAGTCTTAAGCAGAAGGGAATCACTAAGGTGGTCTACGATCGCAATGGATACTTATACCATGGAGTCGTGGCTGCTTTTGCAGAGACTTTACGCGAACAAGAGATTGCGCTTTAA
- the rplF gene encoding 50S ribosomal protein L6 produces the protein MSRIGKRVIKIPSGVQVNVEGTNLHFKNSKTSQVLETRGRVNIVLEGDSLRFEPVGEGAQSRAFWGTYNALAHNIVVGLDKGFSKVLEINGVGYKAALGHKVLELSLGFSHPVKHPIPEGVEVVVDKNTITLKGSDKQQIGQLAADIRAYRPPEPYKGKGIKYSDEIILRKAGKTAKK, from the coding sequence ATGTCAAGAATTGGTAAAAGAGTGATTAAAATCCCTAGTGGGGTGCAGGTGAATGTTGAAGGCACTAACTTGCATTTTAAAAATAGCAAGACAAGCCAAGTTTTGGAGACGCGTGGGCGTGTTAACATCGTGTTGGAGGGAGATTCTCTACGCTTTGAGCCTGTTGGTGAGGGGGCGCAGAGTCGCGCGTTTTGGGGAACTTATAATGCCTTAGCGCATAATATTGTCGTAGGTTTGGATAAAGGCTTTAGCAAAGTCTTAGAAATCAATGGAGTAGGCTACAAAGCGGCTCTAGGTCATAAGGTTTTGGAACTCAGTTTGGGGTTTAGCCATCCGGTAAAACATCCCATCCCTGAAGGTGTGGAGGTGGTTGTGGATAAAAACACCATCACTCTCAAAGGGAGTGATAAGCAACAAATTGGCCAACTTGCTGCAGATATTCGTGCTTATCGCCCCCCAGAACCCTACAAAGGCAAGGGCATTAAATACAGCGATGAAATTATTTTACGCAAAGCTGGCAAAACCGCTAAAAAATAA